GTAGATGTTCCGACTTCACAAGTACCGAATATGCAAGTGTTTGGTCCGTTCAATCTCGAAGAAATTGGCGTGAACGTTCAGGAAATCTTCGGGAACATGATGCCGAAAAAAATGAAGAAGCGAAAAATGTCTGTCAAAGAAGCAAAACTATTTCTTCAGCAAGAAGAAGCAGAAAAATTGATAGATATGGAAGCTGTTGTTCGCGAAGCAATAGAACGAGTGGAAAATTCAGGAATTATTTTTGTTGATGAGATAGATAAAATTGCAGGAAGCAAATCTCATGGCGGGGGTCCCGATGTTTCACGAGAAGGTGTTCAGCGCGATTTACTTCCCGTTGTCGAAGGTTCATCCGTTATGTCAAAATATGGTATCGTAAAAACCGACCATATTTTATTCATCGCATCGGGAGCGTTTCATACATCGAAGCCTTCGGATTTAATTCCTGAACTTCAAGGTCGTTTTCCGATTCGAGTTGAATTAAATTCGCTAACAGAAAATGATTTCATAAAAATTCTTACACTCCCTGAAAATGCACTAACGTTACAATATTCAGCGTTATTGGAAACAGAAAAAATTACTCTTAATTTTACAGAAAGCGGTATTCAGGAAATTGCAAAAATTGCAACAGAAGTGAACGAGCAAGTTGAAAACATCGGCGCGCGACGTTTGCACACAATTATGACTACACTTCTTGAAGATATTCTCTTTGATGCGCCTGATAATATTGATTCCCAAACAATAAAGATTTCCAAAGAACTTGTGCGCGAGCGATTATCTTCTATCGTTAAGAACCGTGATTTAAGCAGATATATTTTATAATGAGTTTTAAAAAAGAACAATCATATTTTTTCGTATGAACATTCTCATTGCAGACGACGACCCTGTTGCGTTGAATATCTTACAATTGATGTTGGAACGATTGGGACATGATGTCAGTGCTGTGAAAAACGGAAATGACGCGTGGAATATCATTCAGCAAAAAAATACTCCGCATTTGTTAATTCTTGACAGACAAATGCCGGGAATGCTCGGTGAAGAAATTTGTAAAAAAGTTCGTGAACAATTCCCTGCAATTCCGTTTTATATTATTCTCATCACTGGCGCATTGAAAGAAACAAGCGATATAATCGAAGGACTTCAAACTGGGGCGGATGATTACATCACGAAACCGTTTGTTGCAAAAGAACTGCAAGCGCGTGTTCAAGCGGGGGTTCGAATTCTTCATCTCGAATTTTCTCTTGCACAACGAATCTTGGAACTAGAAAACGCTCTCTTACACGTACAACAATTGCAAGGGTTACTGCCGATTTGTTCCTACTGCAAAAAAATTCGTGATGATAAAAAATACTGGCACGAAATTGAGGAATATATTATACATCACTCGGAAGCAAAATTTAGTCACGGGATTTGTCCCGATTGTTACGAAACAATTGCTAAACCTCAAATTGACGAATTGAAACGTAAACATTCATCGTAATATACTTACTGACGACATTATGAGCGTATCAGTTCTCCCCTCTCCATTTGCACTTGGTTCTCCAATGCCGGAATTTTTCAATCTCCCTTGTGCTGATGGAAAAACATATTCTTCTTCAGATTTTTCAGAAAAGAAATTTCTCGTCATCGCATTTACCTGCAACCATTGTCCGTACGTGCAAGCGTATGAAGAAAGAATTATGCAATTACAGAATGATTATTTGCAGAAACAAGTTCAAGTAATATGTATCAATGCGAACGAAATTCAGAATTATCCCGAAGATAGTTTAGAAAAAATGAAAGAACGAGCGACGTTGAAAAATTTCAATTTTATTTATATACGCGATGAAGACCAAAGCGTAGCAAACAAATTTTTCGCAACTCATACACCTGAATTTTTTTTGTTTGATTCGGAAAGAACATTACGCTATCACGGAAGAATGGATGATAATTGGCAATATCCCAATCAAGTGCAAGAAACGTTTTTGCGTGATGCCATTGACACTTTACTTAATGGAAAAACAATAAAAACTCCCGAAACATTTTCGATTGGTTGTACGATAAAATGGAAACGATAAACTTCTGTTCTCCATTATTCCTTCACTTCACAAAAATTATTTTTTTACATATTTCCAGTTTCTCACTTTTCCTTCACTCATCCATTCAATTGCAAAAACAATGCGTTTATTCCTTGTTTCCTCTGTTTTTGCTTCCGTAAGCCACTCGATATATTCTTTTTTATTCGAGTAACTAAATCCTTCGAATGTTGCTTCTGCTTTTTTATTGTTACGTAATGCGTTTTTTAAATATTCAGGAACAACAAGTTCAACTTTTTTCTTTTTTTGCTTCTGTGGTAATTTCACTCCTTCGTCATTCAATTTTTTGGCTTGTTGAATAAAATCTAAAATTACTGTATCGGGAGGAAGATCATACATCGAAGTAATTCTCCCAAGATTTCCCATCGCTTCACCACCTTTGTTTTTTCTCTCTCCCAAAAAATTTTTGGGGTCAATAAGCAACTGATATTTCCAAAATCCAAACACACAATGCTTTTTGAAAGCCGCTATACTGCACAACAGTCCTTTATATTCGAACGAAGGAAAACTCCATTTGATTGATTCAACAACTTCTGGACATCCAAGATGAATCAGTTTTCGTAAATGTTTGAGAATTGGTTTTGCAAAATCAGCAGACTTCGCAATATATGCGTCTATGCGTTTATCAGTTGTTGACATATTCAAAAAAATGCACGTGAATATGGTAGTGAGCAAAAGAACGGATGTTAATAAAAAATTATTCTCTCTTCCATATAGGCAAATTTCCTTCTATGGGCGGAGCACCAAGTGTATCAAGTTGTCGTTCAAGAAACGGAATTTCTTCTTCAAGAATTTTTTTTAAACTTCCGTATACAATTTCAAATTCCTCAACGGCGATGTGAAATGCTTGTTTTTGAATTTCTGTAACGTCAGCGTTCGAAGAATAAAAACTTTCCGTGAGTTTATTCATCCTCGATAAAATTGATGGCGGCGCAGCATCATTTCTTTGCGAAATTATTTCATCGCCTGTAAATTTACGATTCATTTGTGTTAGACGCAATTCGAGATTGCGAATTTTTTCGTGAATTGTTGCAGTAGTATCTTGCGTTTGCATCAATGCAATTTTTATTACATTCACTTTCGATTTTGTTTCGCGCAATACACTCAGACTCGCGCTCACGACGCTTTGCAATCTCGACGACTTTTGCTGAAACGAAATTAACGCACTTCTATCTTTTGTTGCAATAGATGGTACTCCGAGTGGCTTGCAAATAAAATCC
This region of Ignavibacteria bacterium genomic DNA includes:
- the hslU gene encoding ATP-dependent protease ATPase subunit HslU; this translates as MEKKIKQNNHKELTPSEIVKELDKYIIGQNNAKKSVAIALRNRWRRLQVADNLREEIMPNNIILIGPTGVGKTEIARRLAKLANAPFIKVEATKYTEVGYVGRDVESMVRDIADIGVNMVKAERTIAVQEKAAKHVEERILDILVPPLKRKQTTSENAEVTDAVQQAEENYATRERFREKVRAGSLDDKVIEVDVPTSQVPNMQVFGPFNLEEIGVNVQEIFGNMMPKKMKKRKMSVKEAKLFLQQEEAEKLIDMEAVVREAIERVENSGIIFVDEIDKIAGSKSHGGGPDVSREGVQRDLLPVVEGSSVMSKYGIVKTDHILFIASGAFHTSKPSDLIPELQGRFPIRVELNSLTENDFIKILTLPENALTLQYSALLETEKITLNFTESGIQEIAKIATEVNEQVENIGARRLHTIMTTLLEDILFDAPDNIDSQTIKISKELVRERLSSIVKNRDLSRYIL
- a CDS encoding thioredoxin family protein, encoding MSVSVLPSPFALGSPMPEFFNLPCADGKTYSSSDFSEKKFLVIAFTCNHCPYVQAYEERIMQLQNDYLQKQVQVICINANEIQNYPEDSLEKMKERATLKNFNFIYIRDEDQSVANKFFATHTPEFFLFDSERTLRYHGRMDDNWQYPNQVQETFLRDAIDTLLNGKTIKTPETFSIGCTIKWKR
- a CDS encoding response regulator, which translates into the protein MNILIADDDPVALNILQLMLERLGHDVSAVKNGNDAWNIIQQKNTPHLLILDRQMPGMLGEEICKKVREQFPAIPFYIILITGALKETSDIIEGLQTGADDYITKPFVAKELQARVQAGVRILHLEFSLAQRILELENALLHVQQLQGLLPICSYCKKIRDDKKYWHEIEEYIIHHSEAKFSHGICPDCYETIAKPQIDELKRKHSS